In a single window of the Bacillus clarus genome:
- a CDS encoding precorrin-2 dehydrogenase, which produces MYSMNPLMFNLDKKVIVIIGGGKIAYRKAAGLRNTGATITVVSPEICEEMKKLSYITWKQKTFTNDDIKDAHLIYAATNQHTVNMMVKQAAHDFQWVNVVSDGTASSFHTPGVIRNDEYVVSISTSGKNPSFTKRMKQELTSILPKLIKKLSRTHKR; this is translated from the coding sequence ATGTATAGCATGAACCCTCTTATGTTTAATCTAGATAAAAAAGTTATCGTTATTATTGGCGGAGGTAAAATCGCATATCGAAAAGCGGCTGGATTAAGGAATACAGGTGCTACTATCACTGTTGTCAGCCCCGAAATTTGTGAAGAAATGAAGAAACTTTCCTATATTACATGGAAGCAAAAAACTTTTACTAATGATGATATTAAAGATGCCCATCTTATTTATGCGGCAACAAATCAACATACTGTAAACATGATGGTCAAACAGGCCGCCCATGATTTCCAATGGGTTAACGTTGTAAGTGATGGTACAGCATCATCTTTTCACACACCCGGTGTCATTCGAAATGATGAATATGTTGTCAGTATTTCAACTTCAGGTAAAAATCCATCGTTTACAAAACGGATGAAACAAGAGCTAACATCTATCCTTCCTAAGCTTATAAAAAAATTATCTCGTACTCACAAACGGTAA
- a CDS encoding sirohydrochlorin chelatase, which yields MKGIVYVGHGSRLQKGNDQFIHFIQSVMKERNESIQKIAFLELATPTIQDAVTETILEGATEIMIVPVLLFAAAHYKRDIPFEIEQIQKEYPHITFSVAPPFSTHPYMIELVVKRIREAMPIQGSKVLLVGRGSSDPQPIYELQQIGTAVARKLGMSVSCCFLAKGTPSFTDELQNITSSASHVYIMPYLLFTGLLLQKIKLHGKNYANVTTCNCLQFDTYMKSALLERMEDCVYV from the coding sequence ATGAAAGGAATTGTATATGTTGGACACGGTAGCCGCCTGCAAAAAGGAAACGATCAATTCATTCACTTTATTCAATCAGTTATGAAAGAACGTAACGAAAGTATTCAAAAAATAGCTTTTCTAGAGCTAGCAACACCAACTATTCAGGATGCGGTTACAGAAACAATTCTAGAAGGAGCAACTGAAATCATGATAGTCCCTGTTTTATTATTTGCAGCTGCTCACTATAAGCGGGATATTCCTTTTGAAATAGAGCAAATACAAAAGGAATATCCACACATAACATTTTCAGTTGCACCGCCTTTTAGTACACATCCATATATGATCGAACTTGTAGTAAAACGGATACGTGAAGCTATGCCAATACAAGGTAGTAAAGTGCTACTTGTCGGCCGAGGTAGTAGTGATCCTCAGCCCATATATGAATTACAACAAATTGGAACAGCTGTCGCACGAAAACTCGGTATGTCAGTATCTTGTTGCTTTTTAGCAAAGGGAACCCCTTCTTTTACTGATGAGCTCCAAAATATAACATCATCTGCTTCACATGTATATATCATGCCATACCTTCTCTTTACCGGCTTATTGCTTCAAAAAATTAAACTACATGGAAAAAACTATGCTAACGTTACAACTTGTAACTGTCTTCAGTTTGATACATATATGAAGTCGGCGTTATTAGAGCGAATGGAGGATTGTGTGTATGTATAG
- a CDS encoding uroporphyrin-III C-methyltransferase, translated as MNGYVYLVGAGPGDEGLITKKAIDCLKRADIVLYDRLLNPNFLSYTKPTCELIYCGKMPKNHTMRQEMINAHLLQFAKEKKIVVRLKGGDPSIFGRVGEEAETLAAANIPYEIVPGITSSIAASTYAGIPLTHRDYSNSVTLLTGHSKGPISDHGKYSSLQNSDTVAFYMGIKNLPTICESLLQIGKKKETPVAVIEWGTTGKQRVVTGTLSTIVHNVKSENISNPSMTIVGDVVSLRKQIAWKERKPLHGKKVLFASATNKTSSMKQLLQESGAEIYQIPTFKKEEYTLTSEQINEIFSVDRLVFCSAESVEILMQSCTNHHKDIRSLQAELQYMNLLAQEKLMQYGLLSKPAEFSTKTTVYLGRNINRIAFIQEKIGAGSYIMTHEYKIDYRFDEIHSRMLSEFSWDSIVFEGRASIDTFLAEVKRLGFMHILTLPFSYTDAPTLQYANKVGFHNVDHQLQEIIMKKDMVAQ; from the coding sequence ATGAATGGATATGTATATTTAGTTGGTGCAGGACCAGGTGATGAAGGGCTCATTACAAAAAAAGCGATAGATTGCTTAAAGCGCGCAGATATTGTCTTATATGACCGCTTATTGAATCCTAACTTCCTTAGCTATACAAAGCCAACATGCGAACTTATTTATTGCGGAAAAATGCCAAAAAATCATACTATGCGACAAGAAATGATTAACGCTCACCTACTTCAATTTGCCAAAGAAAAGAAAATAGTTGTCCGCTTAAAAGGCGGAGATCCATCTATTTTTGGCCGGGTTGGTGAAGAAGCAGAAACTTTAGCAGCAGCGAATATTCCATATGAGATTGTACCAGGTATTACATCTAGCATAGCCGCTAGTACATATGCAGGTATCCCCCTCACCCATCGTGACTACAGTAATAGCGTAACATTACTAACTGGGCATTCAAAAGGTCCTATAAGCGATCATGGAAAGTACAGTTCCCTCCAAAATAGTGATACTGTTGCCTTTTATATGGGCATAAAAAACTTACCAACTATTTGTGAAAGCTTACTACAAATAGGAAAGAAAAAAGAGACACCAGTAGCAGTAATTGAATGGGGTACAACTGGAAAGCAGCGCGTTGTCACAGGAACACTATCAACGATTGTTCATAACGTCAAAAGCGAAAATATTTCTAATCCTTCGATGACGATTGTTGGTGATGTCGTTTCTCTGCGAAAACAAATCGCTTGGAAAGAACGTAAACCATTGCATGGCAAGAAAGTTTTGTTTGCATCTGCAACAAATAAAACAAGTTCAATGAAACAACTGTTACAAGAGTCTGGTGCAGAAATATATCAAATTCCAACTTTCAAAAAGGAAGAATACACATTAACCTCTGAACAAATCAATGAAATTTTTAGCGTTGATCGCCTTGTATTTTGTTCAGCTGAAAGTGTAGAGATCTTGATGCAGTCATGCACTAACCATCATAAAGATATTCGTTCGTTACAGGCAGAATTGCAGTATATGAACCTTCTTGCTCAAGAAAAACTTATGCAGTATGGATTGTTGAGTAAGCCTGCAGAGTTTTCTACCAAAACAACTGTTTATTTAGGCCGAAATATTAATCGAATTGCTTTCATTCAAGAAAAAATTGGTGCTGGATCTTATATAATGACTCATGAATATAAAATTGATTATCGCTTCGATGAAATTCATTCACGTATGCTTTCTGAATTCTCATGGGATAGCATTGTATTTGAAGGACGTGCTTCAATTGATACGTTTCTAGCAGAAGTAAAGCGTCTTGGCTTTATGCATATTCTTACTCTTCCATTCTCGTATACTGATGCTCCAACTTTGCAATATGCGAATAAAGTCGGGTTTCATAACGTAGATCATCAATTACAAGAAATTATTATGAAGAAAGACATGGTGGCACAATGA
- the nirD gene encoding nitrite reductase small subunit NirD gives MIQAKEKIKVMRAEDLPIQIGKEVQIKDMSIALFRLSNGDIRAVENRCPHKNGPLAEGIVSGEFVFCPLHDWKISLVTGEVQKPDDGCIQTYEVEVIDGDIYIYL, from the coding sequence ATGATACAAGCGAAAGAAAAAATAAAAGTTATGCGTGCAGAAGACCTTCCTATTCAAATCGGTAAAGAGGTACAAATAAAAGACATGTCTATCGCCCTATTCCGCCTTTCAAATGGCGATATTCGTGCTGTAGAAAATCGTTGTCCTCATAAAAATGGACCATTAGCAGAGGGGATTGTATCTGGAGAATTCGTCTTTTGCCCGCTGCATGATTGGAAAATTTCATTGGTAACAGGTGAAGTTCAAAAACCTGATGATGGTTGTATTCAAACGTATGAAGTAGAAGTTATTGACGGAGATATTTATATATACCTGTAA